The DNA sequence TTTCTGATCACCACGCTGCTCACCGGCACCGCCATCGTCGTCGCGGGTTACACCGGCCCGGTGACCGGGCCTCTCGCCGAGACGATGCGGGAGTTGCTGAACGGCCCGCTCGGCCCCTTCCGCAACATCCACAAGTTCGACGCGCTGATCCGGCTCCCCGTCGTCCTCGGGCTGGCGCAGCTGCCCGTGGTCCTCGCCCGCGACGCCGCGGACCGCCGCGCCCGCCGCGCCGCCGCGCGGGAGCAGGCGCGGTGGACGGCGCCCGAGCACGGCCCGCCCGACGGCGGCGGCGACGGCGGTTCCCCGCCCGGCCGCCTCTACCGCACCGCGGCCGGTGCCTGCGCGCTGGCCGTGGCCGCGACGCTCACCCCGGTGGCCACCGTCGGCGTCGCCACCCCCGGCGGCTTCGAGCGCATCCCCGGCTACTGGTACGAGGCCACCCGCTGGCTGGACTCCCACAACCGCACCGGCATGACCATGGCCGTACCAGGATCGGCCCGCGGCGAGTACACCTGGGGCCGCCCGATGGACGAGCCGATGCAGCCGCTGATGGAGACCGCCTGGACCAACCACCAGATCATCCCGTGGGGCTCGGCCGGCGTCTCCCGGCTGCAGCAGGAGATCGACCGGCGGATCTCCTCGGGCCGCGGCTCCGCCGGACTCACCGCCACCCTGGCCCGCATGGGGGTCACCCACCTGCTGGTCCGCAACGATCTGGAACGCGAAAGCCTCAACGGCGGGTGGCCGGCCCGGGTGCACCAGGCCCTGGCCGACTCGCCCGGCATCACCCGAGCGGTGTCCTTCGGCCCGACCGTCGGCTCCGAGGAGCTGCAGCAGGCCGCCGACTGGTACGACCAGCCCTACCGCGCCCTCGACGTCTACACCGTCCAGGGCGCCGCACCGCGCGTGGGCACCGTGCCCGCCGAGGGGGCGGTCCGCGTCACCGGCGGCCCCGAGGCCCTGCTCGACCTCGCCGAACAGGGCATGCTGCCCGGCGACCGCCCCGTGTTCATCGGCGACGACCCCGGTGCCGCCCGGATTCCCCCCGAGGACACGGTGGTCACCGACACCGTCCGCCGCCGCGAGGTGGTCTACTCCGACGTCCGCCACAACGCCGGCAACACCCTCACCCCCGACGACGAACGCCGCAATGCGCCCGCGCCCACCATCACCGACCCCGCCTGGGACGGCTACACCACCGCCGCGCGGTACCACGGCATCGCCGACGTCACCGCCTCCTCCTCGGAGTCCGGTGCCGGCGCCCTGCCCTCCGCGCGCGACCCCGGCCGGATGCCCTTCGCCGCTCTCGACGACGCCGTCGGCACTTCGTGGCGCTCCAGTGCGTTCGCCGGCGCGGTCGGCCAGTGGCTGGAGATCGAGTTCGAGCAGCCGCGCGAAGTGGGCGATCTGACCATCGCCTTCGAGCAGATCCCCGGCGAACCGCCGCCCGCACGGATCAGCCTGATCACCGACGACGACCGCACCACCGCGCCCGTCGCCCCCACCGGCGACGCGCAGGAGTTCACCGCCCCCGCGGGCCCCACCTCCTCGCTCCGCATCCGCGTCGACGAACTCGCCTGGGAGCCGGAGTACCGGTTCGGCACGCGGGTCGGCATCACCGGCGTGTCACTGCCGGGCCTGACGCCCGCCCGCACGCTGAGCGTGCCCGGCGTCGAGGGAGCCGGGACATTCCTGTTCACCGGCTCCACCGGCACCGTCCCCGGCTGCATGCGGGGCTCGCAGGTCTGGGTGTGCAATCCCGAGCTGGCCGTGCAGGGTGAGGACGCCTACACCTTCGACCGTGCGTTCCGCGCGACCGGCCCGGCCGCCTCCGGCGAGCACACCGTCACCGGGCAAGCGGTGGTCACCGACCCCCACGACGTGGAGAACGCCGCCAACCGCACCGGCGGCTACCCCGAGGTGACCTCGTCCTCGACCTCGGTGACACACCCCGCCGCCATGGGCCGCAGCGCATTCGACGGCGACGACGCCACCGTGTGGTACCCCGATCCCGACGAGGACGAGCCATGGCTGGAGGTCGAGCTGGCCGAGCGCACCGAGATCGGCGGCTTGCGAGTCGACTTCCCCCGCCCCGATACCGTGGCACGCCCGGTGAAGATCACCGTCGAGGCCGGAGAGACCGTCCGCAGCGGGTGGCTGGACGGCAGCGGCTGGCTGGGCTTCGCCCCCGTCACGACCGATCAGCTGCGCATCACCTTCGATCCGCCGGAGTCCCAGCCGTTGGAGGTGCGGCGCGTCAACCTGTCCGGGGTCGAGGCGCTGCCGCCGCTTGAAGGCGGTGACGCCGCCACACCCTGCGGCCTGGGCCCGGTGCTGCGGGTCAACGGCGAGCGTGTCGAGACCCGCATCACCTCGGGCACGCTGGGCGACCAGGCACAGGGGCGGCCGCTGCGGTTCGAGAGCTGCTCGCAGGTGCCGGTGGTGCAGGGCCGCAACCGGCTCACCGTCGAGCCCGGCAACCAGTACCAGGTGCGTTCCGCCGTCCTCAGCGGCGCCGAGCCCGCACTGTCCCGCAGCCAGGGGGAGGCGGCCCGGAGCGCGGGCGGTGGCGACGACGGTGTGAAAACCGCGGGCGTCTCCGCCGCGACCGGATGGGGCGACAGCGAACGCCGCTTCACCGTCGACGTCGACGAGGACAGCTTCCTGGTCGTCAACGAGAACTTCAACGACGGCTGGCAGGCCACCGTCGAAGGCCGCGACGCGCCGCTGGAACCGGTTCGCCTGGACGGCTGGAAGCAGGCGTGGCGGCTGCCGGCGGGCACTTCGGGGCAGGTCGTCCTGCGCTACACCCCGGACAGCGCCTACCAGGCGGCGCTCGCCCTGGGAGGTGTGTTCGCCCTGGTCGTAGTGGTGCTGGCGCTCCGCCGGCCCGCCCGCGACCGGGCGGAAACGCGGGCCCGCCGACGAGCGCGGCGCGCGGGCGGCGGCGACTCAGAGCCGAGCGGCCTGCCGCCGCCCCGCCGGGGGGCGGCGCTGCCCGCCGCGGTGCCGGGTCGGCTGCCGCGCGCCGCGCTGGTGCCGCTCGGGCCGCTGTACGGGCTGTGGGTCGGCGGCGCGGTCGGCGCCGCGGTCGTCTCCGCCGCACTGCTGCTGGTGTGGTGGCTGGGCCGTTCGCCGTCGCGGTCGCTGCGCCACGCCCGCCCCGGGCGCCCGGCGCTGGGCGGGCGCCTACTGCGGAGACTTGCGGGACCGTGGCCGGTGCTCGTGTGCCTGGCCGCGGCCGGCGTCTCGCTGGGCGCGGGCACATATCTGGCGCACAACCTGCCGTTCCACGACATCAGCGACCTGTTCAGCGCTCCGCTGCGCGAATGGGTGCCGCAGCTGCTGTGCCTGCCCGCGCTGGCCCGGATGATCGTCGCCCTCGGCGAGCTGATCGGCCGGCCCCGCGCGCCGGTGGGGGAGCTCCCGCCCGCGGCCCGGAACGGCGCCGACTCCGGCCCGTTCGAGCCGGCCGCCACCGCGGGCGACAGGCGTTCCGCCGACGGCATCGACGGTCACGTCCGCGCCGACGACGCCGCCGCGGGCACGGAGGTGCGGGCATGAAGGCCGACCGGGCCCCCGGGGAACCGGCGAGCGGCCTCGCCCACCGCGCCGCGCCGGAGGCCGCGGACGCCCGGCCCCGCGAGGGGCGCCGGAGCGGCGCCTCGGTGGTGCTGGCCCGCAACGGACGGCTGATCGCCCTCGCCGCTGCGGCGTTCCTGCTCACCGCGGCGCTGATGCTGCGCTTCTACGTCGCCGCGGAGCTGGCCATGGTCCCCCCGCGGATGGAGCTGACCATGCGGCTGACCGACGACTCGGGCGCCTACCTGGACACCGGCACCTGGCGAACGGTGCGCGGCGCGGAGGTGCAGCGCCGCACCGAGGTGCACGGGGAGTTCGCGCCGGGGAACCCCGAATGGACGACGTGGCGCATGTCGACCGAGGTCACGTCCGGCGACGAGACGCTGGCCCACCACGACCGCCGGGCCGTTGTCGACCGGGCCACCGCAACCGCGGTCAACTGCTGCGGCGAGCACGTCGACGGCGACCGCGCCGTCCGCCAGGCCGGGCTGGTGCTGTTGTGGCCCGCGGGCGGCACCTGGAACGAGTACCCCTTCTACGACGCCGACATCCGCGCCGCCCCGCCCATGGTCTTCGCCGGCCGCGACACCGTCGACGGTCTCGCCGTGCGCCGCTACGTGCAGCGCATCGACGCGACGCAGGTGCCCGACTCCGCACGTCCCGTCCCGGCCGAGGCGCTGGGGATGGACCGTTCGGGCACGGTTTCGGCCAACCGCTGGCTCACTCTGGAGCGCACCTATTGGGTCGAGCCGGTCACCGGGCGCGTCGTCGACGCCCGGGAGGCGCGGCGCGAGACGCTGCGCCCGGAAACCGGCGGCGCCCGGCGCATGATGCTGGAGGCGGACCTGCGGATGACCGAGGAGCTGGTCGCGGCGAAGGCCCGCGAGGCCCGCGAGCTGCGCACACTCCTGCTCGCCGCACGTACGTGGCTCCCGGCGGGCCTGGGCGCCGCGGGCGGCGTGCTGTTGCTGCTGACCGCCTGGCGGGTGCTGCGCGCCCGGAGCACGCCGGCGGAGGGCGCGGGGGACGCGACGGTTGACCTCAACCAAAGTTGAGCTCCTAGGTTCGGGGGATTCCTCCTCCCGATGAGACGGGAGGCCCCGAGCTGAGACAGGACACACCGCCATGCCCTTCACCGACCACGAGCGCGCCTACTTGGACGCCCAGCACATCGGCCGCCTGGCCACGACCGGCCCCCGCGGGCCGCAGACGCGGCCCGTCGGGTTCAAGCTCAACACAGACGGCACCGTCGACATCGGCGGGATCCGGCTGTCGAGTACCCGCAAGTACCGCAACATCCGCGAGCGCCCCGACACCGAGGTCTCCTTCATCGTCGACGACCTGGAGCCCGACGGCCCCGGTGCGATCGCGCCGGGATGGGGGCGCGGAGTGGAGATCCGCGGGCGTGCCGAGACGCTCACCGACACCGACCCGCCACTCGCCCCCGGCGCGTTCAGCCGCGAGGTCATCCGCATCCACCCGCGCCGCATCATCAGCTGGAACCTCGACCCGGCCGCCCCGGAGCTGCGGGGGCGCACCGCCTGACGGCCACAGCAGCGCGGCGTTTCCAGGGGGCGGCGAGGGCGGTGGATGGCTGGGGCTGCGCCCAACGGTTCGGGTGCTCGCCGGACTCGGCGCGGCTTGGCCCGTCTATCGTGAACTTATGGTCGCAGGAAAGCGCATTCCGCGGCCATAAGTTCACGATCATCGCCGGATGGACCGGCATAGGGGGCGCAGCAGCCACGAGGTGCACGAGAAGTTGACGTCGGGGGCGTTTTCGCGCCATTCGGTGCGCCTCGCGGGCCGTCGCCGCCGCGGCGCGGAGGGAGACCCGCCGGGAATTCGGGCATTGGTGGGCAAAACATCCCGTTTTTTCGTATTGCGAAATGACGGTGCGAGGGCGGCACCTCGGGGCGGCACCGAGGCCGATGACACCGCACGTACGTGCATCTCGTGACCTCGAACCGGCTGCATGACCGCCGTCGGCCGCCCCGCGTCGTGCCCCGCCGACAACCGGGCGGCGGCACCCGGGCTCGACCACCCGCGGCCAGGGGCCGGTGACCGCCGCCCCGCCGCACGCGCCACCGGCGAGCACCCGAACCGATGGGCGCAGGCCCGGCCCTCCGCCGCCGTCGCCGCCGCTTTTCAGTCAAGTCCACCCCGTCACCCGGCAGACCGACAAGGCCGCCCAGCGGACCCGAGCCGCCCCCGCTGCAACCGCGCCCCTTCTGCAATGACGGCCCCCGCGCAGCTCCGGACTCGCCGATACCGCGCGCCCGTCCGTCGCCCTCTCGCTAGCTAGTCCGCAGTCGCTTCCGCCTCCGTGCGCTTGCGCAGCACCAGCAGGAGGTTCCAGGTGACGATCTCGCGCAGCAGCGGCACGCGGACCACGTGGCGCATCCAGTCGGGCAGGTAGCGCGGCAGGATCGCGACCACCTCGGCGTCAGCGCACGAGCGGGCCCAGCGGATCATCTCGGTCGCCGAGACCGCGAACATGGTGCGGCCGAAGTCGTTCTTGGGGCGCCGGCCGGTGCGGCGGGCGTAGCGCTCGGCGGCGTAGCGTCCGCCGAGGTAGTGCCACGGCGAGGTCTCGTGGCCGCCCCACGGCGACAGCCACAGCGTGTAGGAGAGGAAGACCAGGCCGCCGGGGCGCGCCGCCCGCACCATTTCCGCGGCCATTCCTCGCGGATCCGGCACGTGCTCCAGCACGTTGGAGGATAAGCACACGTCCACCGAACCGGTGCGCACCGGCAGGTCCAGGGCGCTGCCCAGGACCGCGGTGTCGGGAAGCTCCCCGTCGCGCAGCCGGAGTTCGGCGGTATCGGCGTCGACGCAGACGCAGCGGGCGCCCGCCGCGCGCAGTTCGTCGGCGAAGTAGCCGGGGCCGCCGCCGACGTCGACCACAACCGCGCCCGAGAGCGGCGCGTAGGACCGCAGTTGGGCGACCGTGTCGCGGGCCAGCGTGCCGTAGAAGTGGTCGGGGTCCGTCTGCTCCTTGCGGAAGGCCGCGAACAGCCCTGCCGAGCGCGCCAGCGTCGCCCGGAAGGGCGGAGTCGAGCTGACGCGCCCGTCCGCGCCCGCGCGCGGCTTGTACTCCCGCGGGCTCATCGGGTCGGCTCCTCGGGTAGCCAGGCGTAGTGCCGCAGGTGGCGCCAGTGGTCGCCGCCCCAGTAGTCGTCGGACGCGGCGACGCGGGCGCCGCACTCCGCCAGCACCCCGGTCAGGCGGGCGCGCGGGAGCGGGTGCATGCGCATCGGGGCCGGATAGCCCAGCAGCCGCCGCTGCGCCCAGCGGATCAGCGGCCAGGGTGCGAAGCGGAAGACGAGGCCCTTGAAAGTGGTGCGCTCGCGGTCGGGAACGCCGATCACCATCGCGCCGCCCGGCCGCAGCACGCGGGTGAACTCGCGCAGGTAGCCCTCGGCGAGCCCGGGCGGCAGGTGCTGCAGCACCAGGTCGGTGTAGACGAGGTCGAAGGAGTCGTCGCCGAACGAGGCCAGGTCCGGCCGATCGTTGAGCCGGAACTCGATGCGCCCTTCGCTGCGGTCGAGCCGTCGCGCTTCCGCCAGCATGGGGGCCGAGATGTCCACGCCAACGACGGACGCGAACTGCGCGGCCAGTGCGTTGGAGAGGCGCCCGGCGCCGCAGCCGAAGTCCAGCGCGCGGTCGCGGCCGGGGTGCAGGCCGAGTTCGGCCAGTCGCCCCAGGGCCGTGCCGATCTCGGCCGCGCCCGAGGCGAGGAACTCGTCGTCGTCCCAGCCGCCGCCGCGCTTCGCGGGGTCGACGCAGACCGCCCACAGCGGCTCGGTCGAGCCCAGGCGGGTCCAGTCCGCGCGTACCTCTTCGAGCCCCAAGTTGCCACTCCTCGGCATCGCCGGAGAACCGGAGTGAACCTGGTTCTCATTCCGTTATCGCTGCTGCGGGGGACTTTCGGCGACGATCGCCGATCTGGGTGGAACCTGTTGTATTCTGGCACCCCTGCAGCGGGGGGCGTCAACCGGCCGGACACGTCAGCGAATGGAGCGGCATGAACGACGCCGAGGGCCACGCCCCTGCGCCCGTCACCTCGCCTCCCGCGGAGCGCGAAGCCCCCGGCACCGCGGTGGCGGCCGACGGCGCCGCGTCCGGGGCCGGCGAGCGGCCCGGCCGCGTAGCGGCGGCGGCCGCACGGGTGAACCGCGGGCTGCGGGATCCGATCGTGCTGGTCGGCGGGCTGCTGGTCCTCGGTTCGCTCGCGCTGAAGATCCACGTGCTCAGGTCGGCCTACTTCATCGAGGACGACTTCCTGTTCATCGGCAACGCCGCCGCCACCGACCTCACACTCGGCTACCTGACCGACCTGCACAAGGGCCATTTGATGCCGGGCGCCCTGCTGCTCGCCTACATTCAGGCGAACACCGCCCCCTACAGCTGGGCCTTCGCCGCGGGGGTGATGGCGGTTGCGCAGCTCGCCGCGGCCGTCGCGGTGTTCGCGCTGCTGTGGGAGGTCTTCGGGCGGCGGTGGGCGATCCTGGCGCCCCTCGCGGTCTACGCCGTCGCCCCGCTGACCATCCCCGTGCTGGCCTGGTGGTCCGCCGCGCTGAACGCCGTTCCCTTCCAGCTGGCGACGGCACTGGCGCTGCTGTGGCTGGTGCGCTACCTGCGCACCGGCGAGAGCCGTTACGCCTGGCTGACCGGGGGCGCGGTGCTGCTGGGCATGGCTTTTTCCGTCAAGGCGGTCTTCCTGCCGCTGGTGCTGTTCGCGGTCGCCGCCGCATTCCTGGTGCCGGGGCGCATGCCCGCGGTGCTGTGGCGCACGGCCGACCGCGACCTGCCGTTCTGGGCGGCGATGGGGCTGCTGTCGATCGGCTACGGGCTGCTCTACCTGTCCCGTCAGGACACGGCCGGCGGCCAGGGTGCCGGGATCCCCGATCCCGGCGTCGCGGCGGACCTGCTGCGCGGCATGCTCGGCGAGGCGTTCCCGGTGGGCGCGATGGGCGGGCCCGGCGAGTGGGCGCCGGTCACCCCCACCGGTGGGCTGCTCGACCCGTCGGCGGCCGTTGTGGGTGCCGCCTGGGGCGGGCTGCTGCTGCTGATCGCCGTGAGCCTGCTGGTGCGCCGCCGCTCCTGGCGCGCCTGGGCGCTGCTGGGCGGCTACCTGCTGCTGGTCGACGCGATCCCCACGGTCGTCGCCCGCGGCCGGTACGAGCCGATGGTGGGCTACGACCCCCGCTACGTGGCCGACGCGGCGCTGATCTTCGCGCTGTGCCTGGCGCTCGCGTACCTGCCGACCCGCAACGAGCAGGACGCCGCCGGCCGCTGGCGCCCTCCCCGGCGCACCGCCCGCACAGCCGCGGTCGCGGTCACCGCGGCGATGACCGCCGCGGGCGCGTTCTCCACCTACACCTTCGCCGACACGCTCAGCGGGGACCGGGTGCGCTGGTATCTGGACACCGTGCGCCACTCGGTGCGCGAGATTCCCGCCCAGGCGGGGATCTACCCGCGGCCGGTGCCCGAGGACATCGTGCTGCCCTGGAACGGTCCGCGCCGGCTGACCTCGCACCTGCTCAGCCCGCTCGCGGGCCCCGGCGTGGCCGAGCGCATCCGCCACCCCGAGTCCGCCGACACCGCCCTCGTGTTCAACGACGCGGGGTTCCTCGTCCCCGGAGAGCCGGCGGAGGACAGCGCGTACTTCGGCCCGCCCGAGGACGAGGAGTGCGTATCGACGTTCGGCGGCCAGGTGCGCTGGCCGGTGGAGTCGCTCGCCGGCCCTACCCAGGTGCTGGCGGTGGCCTACAACGCCGAACAGGAGACCGAGCTGGGCGCCGTTCTGGGCGACACGTGGGTGACCACCCGGCTGCCCGCCGCGCCGGAGGGCGGGGTCTGGTACGTGCCGGTGAACGGGATCGGCGACCAGCTCACGCTGCACACCGACGCCGACGAGCTGTGTATGGAATGGGTGACCTTCGGCGAGCTGCGGCCGGTCACCGACGGCGACCCGTGGGCCGAAGCGGCCCAGGAGGACGAGGAGGAGCCTTCCCGGGGAGAGTCCTCCGACGGCGGCGCCGAGGGCGACGGCCGGGACGGCGGCGACGGCGACCGGGGCGGTGGCCGCGACGGCCGCGACGAGGGCTCCGGCGACGGCGGAGACGACGGCTGACCGCCCTGCGCGCTACCTAGTTCACCGGCGGGCGCTGCCGCGGCGCGGGGCGTTTCCGCCGCCCGTCGGAGCCCCGGCCGTACCAGCGGCGGCTGGGGCGCTCGACGAACCGGTGGGTGAGGTCGGCCAGCACCAGCGTGCCCAGCGTCACCGGGACCAGGTCCAGCCAGAACGATCCCTCGAAGATGTCCTCGCCGGTGAACCCGCGCCACAGGTAGAGCACGACGAACTGCCACAGGAAGATCCCGTAGGAGATCCGGCCGAGGTAGCGCATCACCCGGTGGGCCAGCAGCGCCTCCAACCAGGCCCCGCCGCCCGCCCGCCACGGCGGAGGGCCGCCGGGCCGCTCGGCGCGCAGTGCCACGGGCGCGATGACGAAGAACGCGAAGGCCATCGAGGTCGCCATGCTCACCACCGAGATCCAGAACCCGTGCACGCCGGCGAAGCGCGGGCCTCCGCCGGGCGTGGCGGCGAGCAGGAAGCAGATTCCGGCCAGCGACCAGCACAGTGTGGCGTTGCGCGGCAGGGTGCGGCACAGCCTCCGCACGGGCCCGTCGTCCGCCGTACCGTCGCCCCGCGAACCGCGGCCCTCGCGCCACGCCCACTCGCCGAGTACGGCCAGGGCCATCCCCACCGCGAACATGCCCATGCAGCGAGGCAGCCAGCTGTACATGTAGGGCCGCGGCTCCGGATAGTACTGCGGCACCAGTGCCAGGACCGCCAGTGCCGTCATGGCGGCCAGGCACAGCAGCATGCGGCGGGCGCGCGCGTCCGGCCCGGTGCCGGCGCGCCCGGCGGCCCGTACCGTCAGCAGCCCGATGACCGGGAGCAGCGCGTAGAAGAACACCTCCACCGACAGGCTCCACATCTGCCCCAGTCCGTAGGGGCCGGTGCCCACCCACCACGGGTCGGTGTTGAACACGAAGGTGAGGGTGAGGACCTCGACCCAGGCCGCGACCGAGTCCAGGTGGTCGCGCGACCACAGCAGCAGGGCGACCACGGCGACGATCCAGTAGGCCGGAAGCACCCGCAGCGCCCGCCGCCACAGGTAGGAGCGCACCGGGGGCAGGGGCGTCTGGTCGAGCGCGGCGCGCACCCAGGGCCGGAAGAGCAGCAGCCCGGACAGCCCGAAGAACAGGGGGACGCCGATCTCGCCCGTGGCGATCAGGGCGCCGAGTACGCCCGGCCGCAGCGCGGCGCCGCTCTCGAAGCCCACGTGGAAGACCAGCACCATCAGCGCCGCGATCGCGCGCAGGCCGTCCAGCGCCTCGATGTGCCCGCGGACCTGCGGCAGGACCCACCGGGGGTCGGGAACGGGCGCCGACGCGCCGCGAGTCGTGCCGGAGCCGACCGGCCGCGCGCCCTCGGCCGATGCGCCGGAGTCCGATGCTCCGTTCGTCGGCGCGGGGGAGTCGGCGGCCGCCGGAGGGGCGGCGGGGCCTGATGCGGCGTCGGAGGAATCGTCGGGGGTGTCGCGCACTGGCCGGCCTCCCGTGTCGTGTGCTCGGGGCCGCGGCGAGGGGGTGCGGCGCGGCCCGCTCGGCCGGTGCCGAGAGGGCGGCGAGCCGCGGGGGAACGGGGTGCAGTGCGGGGGCTCTCCCCCATGCCGCCAGACTAGAACCGGTTATAAATATTCAGCTACGCCGTGGTGACGTTGCCGACCGTGGGGCAGTACTCTACCCGAAAATGAACCGAGTTCCAGCTTTGTCCCCCCTGCCCCCGGCATCCGCTCCGTTACGTTACGCCCAGGAGGGCTAATGCGCCGTACTGTCGCGGTCGTCTGCATCGCAATGGGAGTCTGCCTGCTCGCCCTGGCCCCCATGCTGCGATTCTGGACGGCCGACAGCCTCATGAAGGCCCCCTTGGACTACTACAACCAGGCCGTCAACCACGGGGAGGACGTCACCTACTTCAGCGCCGAGGAGATGGAGTCGGTCGAGGGCGCGACCGTGGAGGCGTACACGACGGTGCGGGGGGATGTCGCCGCCAGTGACGACCAGACGGCGGTCTGGGACCAGTTCACCTGGGTGAAGGACGTCGAGCGCGACTTCGCGATCTCCTCGACCTACCGCCGCGCCGGCCACGACCGCGTCACCGGTCGGGGAGTGGACTGCTGCGACGCCTCGGTCAACGACGAGGAGGTCGAGCAGAACGGCCAGATCTTCAAGTTCCCGTTCCTCACCGAGAAGCGCGACTACAACTTCTTCGACACCACCAGCAAGACCACCCGCCCCATCACCTTCGAGGGCGAGGAGACCTACCACGGTGTCGACGTCTACCGGTTCGAGCAGGTCATCGACTCGGTGAAGATCGGCGAGCGCACTCTGCCGGCCGGCCTGCTGGGCATGGAGGACGAAGGCGACGTCACCGGCGACGAGATGTACAGCGTCACCCGCACCTACTGGATCGAGCCGACCACGGGCGTACCCATCGGCCTCAGCGAGGACCAGCACCGCGGTGTCGTCGTCGACGGCGAGGAGCGGCTGGTGCTCTTCGACGGCAAGCTGGTGTGGAACGACGAGACCGTCGAGGGCCAGATCGACAGCGCCGAGCAGGGCATGCTGTTCCTGCCGCTGCTGCGCACGTTCATCCCCATCGCCTGCCTGGCAGCCGGCACGGTGCTGGTCCTCGTCGGCGGCCTGCTGCTGATCGGTGCCGGAAACCGGAGCTACAGCTACTGACCCGGCGGACAGCGGCCGGATGAGCGACGCGACGCCCGCCGCCCCCCGCGGGTCGGAGGCGACCGGGCACGGCCCCGCGGCCCCCGAGTCCTCGGCGCGGGGACGCGGCGGCCGCTTCGCCGCGGGAGCGCTGCTGCGCGCGGCACGGCCCAAGCAGTGGCTGAAGAACCTGCTCGTGTTCGCCGCCCCGGGGACCGCCGGCCTGCTCGCCGAACCCCGGGCACTGGCCTGGAGCGCCGCCGCGTTCGCGCTGTTCTGCGCCGCCTCAAGCGGCACCTACCTGCTCAACGACGTCCGCGACGCCACCCGCGACCGGATGCACGAGCACAAGCGCACCCGGCCGGTGGCCGCGGGTGAGCTTTCGCCCGCTCTCGCCGCCGGCGTCGGCACGGCGCTGCTGGTGGCGGCCCCCGCGGCCGTCGTGCCCGCGGGCAACCGGGCGCTGCTGGCCGTCCTCGTCGGCTACCTGGTGCTGACCACCGCCTACACGCTGGTGCTGAAGCGCGTCACCGTCGTCGACCTGGTCGCCGTGGCCGGCTGCCACGTGCTGCGCGCCGTCGCCGGAGGAGCGGCCATCGGGGTACCGCTGACGCGGTGGTTTCTGATCGTGGTCTCGCTGGGCGCCCTGCTCGTGGTCACCGGCAAGCGCGAAGCCGAACTGCGCACCCCCGGCGCCGCCACCACCCGCGAGGCGCTGGGCCGCTACAGTCTGAGCTACCTCACCCAGGTGCGCACCATGGCCTCGGCGGCGATGATCGTCACCTACTGCCTCTGGGCGCTGGAGAGCCCGGCCGGCACGCCCTACCCGGTGATCCACGGCATCAGCATCGTGCCCTTCATCCTCGTGGTGCTGCGCTACCACCTGCTGGTCGACCGCGGAGTGGGGGAGGAGCCGGAGGAGATCGCGCTGCGCGACCGCCCACTGCAGCTGTGCGCGGTGGCGCTGATCGCGCTCATCGGCCTCGGCGTGTACCTGGAATGACCGGGGCACAGGCAGGGCGACGCGCGCGAGTAGGGAAGGACGCGGCGATGACGGGCACGGCCGACGGCGGCGCGCTGCTGACCGGATGGGGGCGCACCGCGCCCACCGCAGCTA is a window from the Streptomonospora litoralis genome containing:
- a CDS encoding alpha-(1->3)-arabinofuranosyltransferase is translated as MAFSLDPAKIVGDTKIDLTINPAGFLERALHLWDPSYFGQLQNQAYGYFFPNGPFHALLIALDMPEWMVQRVWMSVLLCAAFLGTVKLAEALGIGSLHTRILAGAAYAVSPRVLTLLSYNSAELQPMMLLPWIVLPLVHGTRHGRPPMRTAMLSALAFLFCGGTNAASELAVLVLPLIYLLTRAPGPRKRRLLAWWLTALFLVSFWWMVPLLLMGRYVFSFMPYTEDAATTTGITNLINTLRGADNWMGYVPVPGQPALPAGAELSTDPWMIAATAVVAGLGLAGLINRGTPERLFLITTLLTGTAIVVAGYTGPVTGPLAETMRELLNGPLGPFRNIHKFDALIRLPVVLGLAQLPVVLARDAADRRARRAAAREQARWTAPEHGPPDGGGDGGSPPGRLYRTAAGACALAVAATLTPVATVGVATPGGFERIPGYWYEATRWLDSHNRTGMTMAVPGSARGEYTWGRPMDEPMQPLMETAWTNHQIIPWGSAGVSRLQQEIDRRISSGRGSAGLTATLARMGVTHLLVRNDLERESLNGGWPARVHQALADSPGITRAVSFGPTVGSEELQQAADWYDQPYRALDVYTVQGAAPRVGTVPAEGAVRVTGGPEALLDLAEQGMLPGDRPVFIGDDPGAARIPPEDTVVTDTVRRREVVYSDVRHNAGNTLTPDDERRNAPAPTITDPAWDGYTTAARYHGIADVTASSSESGAGALPSARDPGRMPFAALDDAVGTSWRSSAFAGAVGQWLEIEFEQPREVGDLTIAFEQIPGEPPPARISLITDDDRTTAPVAPTGDAQEFTAPAGPTSSLRIRVDELAWEPEYRFGTRVGITGVSLPGLTPARTLSVPGVEGAGTFLFTGSTGTVPGCMRGSQVWVCNPELAVQGEDAYTFDRAFRATGPAASGEHTVTGQAVVTDPHDVENAANRTGGYPEVTSSSTSVTHPAAMGRSAFDGDDATVWYPDPDEDEPWLEVELAERTEIGGLRVDFPRPDTVARPVKITVEAGETVRSGWLDGSGWLGFAPVTTDQLRITFDPPESQPLEVRRVNLSGVEALPPLEGGDAATPCGLGPVLRVNGERVETRITSGTLGDQAQGRPLRFESCSQVPVVQGRNRLTVEPGNQYQVRSAVLSGAEPALSRSQGEAARSAGGGDDGVKTAGVSAATGWGDSERRFTVDVDEDSFLVVNENFNDGWQATVEGRDAPLEPVRLDGWKQAWRLPAGTSGQVVLRYTPDSAYQAALALGGVFALVVVVLALRRPARDRAETRARRRARRAGGGDSEPSGLPPPRRGAALPAAVPGRLPRAALVPLGPLYGLWVGGAVGAAVVSAALLLVWWLGRSPSRSLRHARPGRPALGGRLLRRLAGPWPVLVCLAAAGVSLGAGTYLAHNLPFHDISDLFSAPLREWVPQLLCLPALARMIVALGELIGRPRAPVGELPPAARNGADSGPFEPAATAGDRRSADGIDGHVRADDAAAGTEVRA
- a CDS encoding DUF3068 domain-containing protein; the encoded protein is MKADRAPGEPASGLAHRAAPEAADARPREGRRSGASVVLARNGRLIALAAAAFLLTAALMLRFYVAAELAMVPPRMELTMRLTDDSGAYLDTGTWRTVRGAEVQRRTEVHGEFAPGNPEWTTWRMSTEVTSGDETLAHHDRRAVVDRATATAVNCCGEHVDGDRAVRQAGLVLLWPAGGTWNEYPFYDADIRAAPPMVFAGRDTVDGLAVRRYVQRIDATQVPDSARPVPAEALGMDRSGTVSANRWLTLERTYWVEPVTGRVVDAREARRETLRPETGGARRMMLEADLRMTEELVAAKAREARELRTLLLAARTWLPAGLGAAGGVLLLLTAWRVLRARSTPAEGAGDATVDLNQS
- a CDS encoding PPOX class F420-dependent oxidoreductase; translation: MPFTDHERAYLDAQHIGRLATTGPRGPQTRPVGFKLNTDGTVDIGGIRLSSTRKYRNIRERPDTEVSFIVDDLEPDGPGAIAPGWGRGVEIRGRAETLTDTDPPLAPGAFSREVIRIHPRRIISWNLDPAAPELRGRTA
- a CDS encoding class I SAM-dependent methyltransferase, which produces MSPREYKPRAGADGRVSSTPPFRATLARSAGLFAAFRKEQTDPDHFYGTLARDTVAQLRSYAPLSGAVVVDVGGGPGYFADELRAAGARCVCVDADTAELRLRDGELPDTAVLGSALDLPVRTGSVDVCLSSNVLEHVPDPRGMAAEMVRAARPGGLVFLSYTLWLSPWGGHETSPWHYLGGRYAAERYARRTGRRPKNDFGRTMFAVSATEMIRWARSCADAEVVAILPRYLPDWMRHVVRVPLLREIVTWNLLLVLRKRTEAEATAD